Below is a genomic region from Gloeomargarita sp. SKYB120.
TCTAGCCTACGTAGTAGAAGCACGGTGTTATTTAGAACTGGAAGAACTAGACACGGCCAGACAACGTTTAGAAGCAGGCTACCGAGAACTGAACCAGCTCCTGCGCCAGTATGTGGATATTCTCTTGACGGACAGGCCGGTGATTTATCTCCATCCCAAACTCTCGCCCCAGGTGGATTTAACTCGTTTAACCCACATCTTCCGTTGGAAACATCAAAATTATCGTCTGACTGAAAACGAAGTGTTTGAGTTGCTACGCCGGACATGGCTTTTGAATGAGAACTACGATATTCATGTGGGTTACTGGATTGACAACTTACCCCCTGCTGTTATCTCCCAAACCGAAATTGACCGCAACTTGTTTGGTGTAACTCCGGCAGGTCGGGAGAAAGTGTTTCAGCGTCTTGCCGAAACCGTCAATCATATCGAGTCGCTGCTGGAAACGGACCAGCGGTTTCTAGGGTATCAGTTGGAGGTACAAGCGCTCCAGCAACAGGGCCTGAGTTTTCGGGCGTTTCAAGACCTAAAACCTGAAGGGACTTCCCTACCGCCAGTGGTCTATATTTATCCAGAATCCTGAGACGGTTGCCCCTATACTGGAAACGTTTGTCCCTGGCGCGGTGGAATGTCGCCTGAATCGCAACGGCTGGTTGAACTGTATATCACTTTGTCAGTTTGTACAGGTCTGGGCTGGCTGGTGGGGCCTTACGTGGGGCCGAAATTACTCGACCGGGTTGGGCAATGGCTGTTTTGGGTGGGCATGCCCCTGAGTGTGCTGGGTTTTGTCCTGAATGTGCAACTGACGCTGGATGTCTGGTGGGCGGGATGGGTGGCGCTGCTGGCATTTTGGGGAGCCTGGGGACTGGGTGAACTGTGGCTACGCTGGCGGGGCGCGCACTGGTCACTGCCACAGCGGGGGAGTTTCCTACTGACCGCTATGGCCGGCAACACAGGCTATGTGGGCTATCCAGTGTGTTTGTTCCTGGTCGGGCCGTCCTATTTCGGCTGGGCAGTGGTGTTTGATTTGATGAATACCCTGGCGGGTTCCTACGGGTTGGGTGTGTGGCTGGCGGCGAAACTGGGGGGACGACGGGCCAAACCCTGGCTGGCGCTGGTGCGTAATCCGATGCTGTGGGCGGCGTTGCTGGCGCTAGCGTTGTACCAGGTATCCCGTCCGGCTTGGCTCAATGTCAGCTTAAAAACGATTGCCTGGAGTATGGTCGTGGTTTGCCTGGTGCTGATGGGGGTGCGCCTGCGGCAAGTGCGGCACTGGGGGAAATTGAAGTCCGTCGCTGCCAGCTTGGGGATTAAGATGCTGGTGATCCCGCTGCTGGTGGGGCTGCTATTGCAAGGGTTCGGGGTACCAGCGCCGGTACGATTGACACTGGTGCTGCAAGCAGGGATGCCACCAGCCCTGGCCACTTTAGTTTTGACCGAGGCCTACGGCCTGGAACCAAGTTTCACCGTTAGTGCGATTGGGCTGGGGTTGGGATTGCTGCTGGTCACGTTGCCCCTGTGGTTAGCGCTGTTCGGTGGGGGCATCGGCTAGGGTCGTTAGAATTGATATGAAGTACTACATTGATGGCGAGCGATTGACCGTCTGTGCAACCAACTGACCCCAATAAATTCACCGAAAAAGCCTGGGAAGCGATTGTCAAGTCCCAAGACATTGCCCGCCGGTACCGCCAGCAGCAACTGGAAGTCGAACATCTCATGCTGGCGCTGCTGGAACAGAATGACTTTGCCGTGAAGATGCTGGTGCAAAGCGGCTGTGATCTAGTGCAATGTACCCAGCAGTTGGAGATGTTTGCGCGGCGGCAACCCCAAGTCAGCGCAGCCAACGGGCAATTGTACCTGGGGCGGTTTTTAGACATTTTGCTGGACCGCGCCGAAGCCCAACGCCTGACCTGGAATGACGCTCTGATCTCGGTGGAACACCTGTTACTGGGGTTTAGCGAAGATGAGCGCCTGGGACGCCGCCTGTTCCAAAACCTAGGGGTCACCACCGAGCAACTGATTACTGCTATCAAGACCATCCGGGGACACCAACGGGTACAGGACGCCACACCGGAAGCCCATTACCAGGCTCTGGAACGCTATGGCCGGGATTTGACCGAACAGGCGCGGGCGGGTAAATTAGACCCCGTCATTGGGCGAGACGAAGAAATCCGGCGGGTGATCCAAGTCCTGTCGCGGCGCACCAAAAATAATCCCGTGCTCATCGGTGAACCGGGCGTTGGGAAAACGGCCATTGCCGAAGGACTGGCGCAACGGATTGTCAATGGCGACGTGCCGGAGTCCCTGAAAAATCGCCGCCTGATTTCCCTGGATGTGGGGAGTTTAGTCGCCGGGGCGCGTTACCGGGGCGATTTTGAGAAGCGCTTGCAGGCGGTGTTGCGGGAAGTAACGGAAGCCGCTGGTCAAGTGATTTTGTTTATTGACGAACTGCACACCGTTGTTGGCGCCGGGGCGACTACCCAGGGTGCGATGGACGCGGGCAACTTGCTCAAACCCATGCTGGCACGGGGCGAGTTGCGCTGTATTGGCGCCACCACCCTTGACGAATATCGCAAGCACATCGAAAAAGACGCAGCACTCGAACGACGGTTTCAACCCATTCGCGTGGAAGAACCCAGCCAAGATGACACGGTGGCCATTTTACGGGGATTAAAAGAGCGCTACGAAGTGCATCACGGGGTAAAAATTGCTGACGCGGCATTGGTGGCTGCGGTACGCTTGTCTGTGCGCTACATTCCCGACCGGTTCTTACCCGACAAAGCCATTGATTTGATTGACGAAGCCGCCGCCAAGCTCAAGATGGAAATCACATCGAAGCCGGAAGAATTAGAAGTGATTGAGCGGCGGTTGATGCAACTGGAAATGGAGCGGTTATCGCTGGTAAATGACCGGGATGCCGCCAGTCAAGAACGCCTGAAAAAAATTGAACGGGAAATTGCGACCCTGAGTGCGCAACAACAGTCGCTCAACCAGCAATGGCAAAGTGAAAAACAACTGCTCGAAGCCATTAAGGCGCTGAAACAGGAAGAAGAGCAAATCCGCGTGCAAATTGAGCAAGCCGAACGGAACTACGACCTGAACCGGGCCGCCCAACTGAAATACGGTCGCCTAGAAGCCCTACACCAAGAGTTAGAAGCCAAGGAAGCAGCCCTGGCGGAAATTCAATCGCACAATGCCACGCTTTTGCGCGAACAGGTCACTGAAGCCGATGTCGCCGAAATTGTGGCCAAATGGACAGGGATTCCGGTGCGGCGGTTGTTGGAATCCGAACGGCAAAAATTGCTCCATCTCGAAGAATACCTGCATCAAAGGGTGATTGGGCAAGAGCAAGCGGTCAAAGCTGTTGCTGCGGCCATTCGCCGGACACGCGCTGGTTTGAAATCTCCCCGTCGTCCTATCGGTTCATTTCTATTTCTCGGCCCTACAGGCGTTGGCAAGACGGAACTGGCCCGCACCTTAGCGGAAGCCCTGTTTGACAGTGAACAGGCGTTGGTGCGTTTAGACATGTCCGAGTACATGGAAAAGCACAGTATTTCCCGGTTGTTGGGCGCGCCGCCGGGTTACGTGGGCTATGAAGAAGGGGGGCAATTGTCAACGGCCATTCGCCGGCGTCCCTATGCCGTGGTCTTGCTCGATGAAATTGAAAAAGCCCACCCTGATATTTTCAATGTGTTGTTGCAAATTTTGGACGATGGGCGGGTGACGGATTCCCAGGGGCGCGTGGTGGACTTTCGCAACACCATTATCGTCATGACCAGCAATTTGGGGAGCGAATTGATCTTAGAAGGCACCGAAACCCCCGCCTTTTTAGAACCCAAAATCCGGCAATTGCTAGCGGCTCACTTCCGGCCTGAATTCTTGAACCGCATTGATGAAATCATCATTTTCCACTGTCTCAACCGCGACCAATTGCGGGCAATTGTGCAATTACAAATCCAACAACTCCAGCAACTGTTATCCGAGCAACAAGTCACCTTGGACGTCACTCCTGTAGCGGTGGACTACTTAGTGGAAGCGGGTTACGACCCAGCCTATGGCGCGCGACCCCTGCGACGTGCGATTCAGCGGGAGTTAGAAAACCCCCTGGCCGACTTTCTCCTGGCGCAAGCGGCTGGTGGTCCGATGAAGGTCAAGGTGGATGTGCGCGATGGACGGTTAGTGCTCACGCGGCGCATGGGAACGCCGAATGATCCAATAGCTCACCGATAGCGCCAAAACGGCTGCGGCCAGGCCAATCAGGCTGAGACCCGTGGTTTTTTCCAAATCTAGAATGATAATTTTCCGGGCCACTGCAATCAAAGATGTCACAATCACCAACTCTACCTGCAACACATGCCGCTGCAAATAAGCCGTGATATTTTCCAAAATTTCTAGAGCAATCAACACATTCAAAAACGCCCCAAAAATGGTGAATAAATTTTGACCGAAAAATCCCTTGGGTTCGGTGTTCAATTCAATGACCAATAGCCGAATTAAATCAATGACGGCCACAAAAATAACCCCAATCATCGCCAGGGAGAGAAACCGGGCGACCCAGGATTCAACCGTAGCGACGCCTGCTAGGAAACGAGTTTCTTCCCCCACCTGTCCCAGCCAGCGCCACAGCCACTTCATCTTTTTTTGCCTTACCAACCGTTACCGAGAAACCACAGTCCGACCAAAACCACACCACCCAAAATAGTCAGCAGATAAATTTGGGACTTGCCACTGACACTGTATTTCAATAACTGACCGCTAAAAATTGTGGAAACCCCTACTAAATGCACCAACCCATCCACCAGATAACGGTCAACCCAGGCGGTTAAACGGGACATCACCCGCACCAGTTGCACCACTGTTGCCTGATAAACCGGTTCGATGTAAAAGTCGTAGGCGAGAAAATCTTCACCCAACCGCCACCAGCGCTGCGCTGAACGCACGCCCCGCCGTTTCAGTTCCAACGCTGCCCCTGCTCCTATACCCAGTGCGCCTGACGTGATGAGGAGTAGCACTTCTCCCCGTTGCCACGGACCCCACACCGGCGACAATTCCCACTGCCTGAGCACCACCGGCGTTAGTAAGGTGATAAAAATCATGGCAACCATCGGCACTGCCATTGGCCAGGCCACTTCCGGGGTGCGGCGAGTTTTTGGTTGCACTGGCCCGAGAAACACCAGACGGAACACGCGGGTCAGGTTCAACGCGCACAGGAAATTGATCACCAACACCAAGCCCAGCACCCACGTCGGCATTGTTACAAACCAGCGACAAAAGACCCAGAACATGCCCAAGGGAAATAGTCCCACTAAGCCCAAAGACCCAACCACAAAACTGGTGATGGTTACCGGCATCCGTCGCCCAATACCCCCCATTTCCGTAATATCTTGGCTAGATGTAGTAATGGTAATCGCGCCGGCACTCATAAACAACAAGGCTTTGGCGACCGCATGGGCAAATAACAACCAGAAAGCGACATCGGGCTGTTGCAAACCCACTGCAATAAAAACCAGTCCTAAGTACGCGCTCGTGGAGTGAGAAAGCGTCCGTTTCATATCAATTTGCGCTAGGGCCATCAAAATGGTGCCGACGGCTGTCATCGTGCCTAAAATGACAAGTGCATCGAGAGCGACCGGCGAGCGAGACAAGACCGGCTCTAATTTAATCAGCACGTAAGCCCCTGCCGCCACCACAATCGAATTACGTAAAACAGATGCTGGATTGGGGCCTTCCATCGCTTCGTCTAACCACAAATGCAAGGGGAATTGGGCGCATTTGCCAATGGGTCCAGCAATCAATGCCAAACCCAGTAACGTCCAAACTGCTGGCGGTAAATCGGCGGTTGCGGCCCAAGTGGCAATCTCTGGAAAGGTCAATCCTGACCCCAATCCCGACAGGGCTACCACGCCCATTAAAAACACTACATCCCCAACCCGTTTCGTTAAAAATGCATCCCGCGCTGCTTTTACCACCAAAGGTTGGGCATACCAAAAACCTACCAATAAATAGGTCGAAAGGGTGAGCATTTCTAGCAGCATATAGCTTAGAAATAAAGAGTCGCTTAAGGCAATCCCCCCCAACGCCGATTCAAAAAAGCCAATTAACCCATAAAAACGCGCCAGCGACCAGTCTTTTTCCATATACCCCAGCGCGAATAACTGGGCCAGCAGCGTAAAGCTATTCACCGTTGTGAGCGCCAGGAGCGACGGCACCGATAGATGCAGCGCCAGCGTCAAGTCCAAATCCGCAACGTGCAACCAGTGAAACATCAACTCCTGGGGAAGCTGTTCCTGTCCTACGAGCAACGCCGCCCCACTATGCAAAAACGCCAGCAGGGACGCCAGCATATTCAAATAAGCCGCTGGTCGTTGACCTGTGCGTTGAATCAACCCCAGAGACCACGGCAACGTGACAATCGCCCCTAGCAACCCATAGACAGGGCTAAACCAAACCGTATCGAAAATCCACTGCGGCATGGTCATCACCAGGAGTCACGCCGTACTTGATTGTCCCATGTCCGGCGCTACCAGTAGCAACCTTGTTCAACAACTTGACAATTCGGTGGGACTTCCTGGGGAGCCGGTCGTACCCAGTGTTCATTATATAGCTGCTGAAAAAAGGGCCGTTCATCCCATCGTTTACCTTTGATGCCGAATAGAATTTGCGTCGCTCCCCGCAGATGAATCACTTTTTTGCCTAGACGTTTTACATAAGCCGCTAAAGGTAATCCGTAAGCACCTGCTCCGATAATGGCAATATCAAATTCGATTTTGCTCACCTTGTCACACATCCAATCCAGCGCAGCAAACCCACAGTCATTGCCAGCAATAGATTGCACCGCCTTTAAGGTTTTCAACTCAAACTCGGGTAAAACATCAGGATTTTGAAAGAGTAATTCGCGCTTCTGATACTGCTGTTGAATCGTATCGGCAAAGGGATGGATAACTAACACAACTTTCCCCCGCAATGCCACTGACCATGGCTGTTCATGGTAATAGGGTTCTAAGTCTTCCAATTTCACTTTCACTGCTTGGGAGATGACGTCCCTAAAAAGTTGTTCATCGGGCAACCAGGAACCTAGAATGTCTATGAGGGGCCTGGAGTATGCGTTCACAAAAGCGCTCCAAATAGGGCGGTTCCGCTGGGAAAAATCCCGCATTGTAACGCATTTTTTGCCTAATCTTAGTATCCCACCAGAAAGGCCCTGATTGACCAGTAATGTAGCGCCAACTTTTCTGCAAAGGAAATGCATTTTTCTGGTGAATTCTGTAGTAGTGGACAAGCGCCCCTAGTTCCACTCCCCCAAATCGGGCAATCATGCAAGGTTCAGGCGCGAGAACTTTTGCTTTGATCACGTCACTGGCGGCCTGTCCAGAATAATCAACTGGCGGTCGGGATGGGGAAGTGTCAGTTAAGGTGAGTTTCTTACCCCAGCTATAAACGCGGCGACCAGTATTCAACAAGCGAATTACCAAAGGATGAACCGTCATTAACATCACCAATAAGCTTTCACGCGACCAATTTTGGGTGGAACTTCGTGGGGAGCTGGTCGCACCCAGTGCTCATTATACAGTTGCTGGAAGAAGGGCATCTCATCCCAGCGGCCCCCTTTGATGCCGAAAAGAATTTGAGTTGGCCCACCCAGATGAATGGCCTTTTTACCTAGACGTTTTACATGGGCCGCTAAGGGCAATCCATAAGCACCTGCGCCGATGATGGCAATATCAAACTCAATCTTGCTGATGGCTTCGCACATCCAGTCAAAGGCGGCAAACCAGTCAGGAAACCCGCAATCATTACCGGCAATAGATTGCACCGCCCTTAAGGTCTTTAGCTCAAACTCAGGTAAAATATCAGGGTTCTGAAATAACATTTCGCGTTTCTGATATTGTTTCTGAATCGTATCTACAAAAGGGTGAATCACTAGCACTGTTTTACCCTGGAGTGCTTTGGACCAGGGATGTTCATGATAATAGGGTTCTAGGTCACTAAAACGTATCAATTTGGCCTGGGTTAAAAAATGTTGGATTTGCCGCACGAAATAGTCCTGTTTCCCTTCCCAAAACGCCAGGACATCAATGAGTTGCATATCGGCAATCATCCGTTCCCCAAAACGTTCTAAATACGTGGGTGTCGCTGGAAAAAAACCCGCATCCATCCACATGGACTCCTGGGCGCTCTGGTCCCACCAAAAATGATGAATCTGACCGCGAATATAGTTCCAGGATTTTTCTCCCCAATACTGGGCATGGCGACGGATGTGATAGGCTCGCAAAGTTGCGTTTAACTCCACATTGCCAAAGCGGCAAATCATGCAGGGGCCAGGCGTTTCCAGGATTTGCTGGATGTAGTCACTTGCTGCTTGACCTGCGTAATGAACTCGAATGGGGGGTGCTGTCGCTGGATGGATTACCCCATAAATACGGCGTAATAATTTGAGCAGTAGAACACTCAACCGCTGCAAAATTGGCCCCCTGGAACCGCCATTGACTGGGATTCATCATATCTCAATCGAGCCACGTCCACTCACGAAACATGGCCGCTTGCCCGTAGTACTGTCCCTGGTCATCGAGCACGTTCCACACAATGGCATTTTGAAACTGAAACCGGCGCCCTTTGCGACTAATGCGCACACCCCGGTAACCCTGCGCCCAACCTTGCGTCTTGACCTGCTGTAACAACTGCGCGCGCTCCGGTTGATATTCATTAGCGGCGGACAGCCGTGACGGTAGGCCAATCCATTGATCCCACGTGGTTTCCCATAAATCTAGGGCAGCTTGATTACCGTAATTGAAACAGGGGTCAGGCTGAGTGTCGTGGGAAACCAGAACCCAGGGTGCATGAAATAAACCATAGGCTAAGGCTTCTAAATCAAGGCTTGCATCCATCAAGCGCTGCCCTGTCCAGTGGCGAAAACTGCTAATGAGTCGTTGGCTGTGGGTTTGCACATCAGGGCGTTGCCAAGGAGAAATGCCGCTCATGCCTTAGTTAATTGGTCCAGCCTGGCCCGCACGGCTTGAATGTCTTGCCACATGAGCCATTTGGGGCTGCCGACTTCCCGCGAGGGGTTGCGCAATAAAAAGGCCGGATGGAAGATGGGCATACATTCGTATCCTTGCCACTCAAACCATTGGCCCCGAATTTTTGTAATGCCCCGTTTGTCGCCCAAGATGGCTTGCACAGCGACCGCTCCCGCTAACAGGATAATTTTGGGATTGACCAATCGGATTTGGGCGAGCAGATAGGGTTTGCAGGCGGCCACTTCATCGGGTTCCGGGTTGCGGTTGCCAGGCGGACGGCATTTGATCACGTTGCAGATATACACGTCCCGCTCGCTGTCGAGATTGACAGACGCCAGGATTTTGTCAAGCAATTGTCCAGCTTTACCCACA
It encodes:
- a CDS encoding uracil-DNA glycosylase, which produces MAGEQMDLFQLAPEPAPPPVDYASLDELNRACQTCQKCRLAETRTHVVVSRGNPQASLMVIGEAPGQQEDETGLPFVGKAGQLLDKILASVNLDSERDVYICNVIKCRPPGNRNPEPDEVAACKPYLLAQIRLVNPKIILLAGAVAVQAILGDKRGITKIRGQWFEWQGYECMPIFHPAFLLRNPSREVGSPKWLMWQDIQAVRARLDQLTKA
- a CDS encoding phosphate-starvation-inducible PsiE family protein — protein: MKWLWRWLGQVGEETRFLAGVATVESWVARFLSLAMIGVIFVAVIDLIRLLVIELNTEPKGFFGQNLFTIFGAFLNVLIALEILENITAYLQRHVLQVELVIVTSLIAVARKIIILDLEKTTGLSLIGLAAAVLALSVSYWIIRRSHAPREH
- a CDS encoding NAD(P)H-quinone oxidoreductase subunit F, whose product is MPQWIFDTVWFSPVYGLLGAIVTLPWSLGLIQRTGQRPAAYLNMLASLLAFLHSGAALLVGQEQLPQELMFHWLHVADLDLTLALHLSVPSLLALTTVNSFTLLAQLFALGYMEKDWSLARFYGLIGFFESALGGIALSDSLFLSYMLLEMLTLSTYLLVGFWYAQPLVVKAARDAFLTKRVGDVVFLMGVVALSGLGSGLTFPEIATWAATADLPPAVWTLLGLALIAGPIGKCAQFPLHLWLDEAMEGPNPASVLRNSIVVAAGAYVLIKLEPVLSRSPVALDALVILGTMTAVGTILMALAQIDMKRTLSHSTSAYLGLVFIAVGLQQPDVAFWLLFAHAVAKALLFMSAGAITITTSSQDITEMGGIGRRMPVTITSFVVGSLGLVGLFPLGMFWVFCRWFVTMPTWVLGLVLVINFLCALNLTRVFRLVFLGPVQPKTRRTPEVAWPMAVPMVAMIFITLLTPVVLRQWELSPVWGPWQRGEVLLLITSGALGIGAGAALELKRRGVRSAQRWWRLGEDFLAYDFYIEPVYQATVVQLVRVMSRLTAWVDRYLVDGLVHLVGVSTIFSGQLLKYSVSGKSQIYLLTILGGVVLVGLWFLGNGW
- a CDS encoding MEKHLA domain-containing protein, coding for MSGISPWQRPDVQTHSQRLISSFRHWTGQRLMDASLDLEALAYGLFHAPWVLVSHDTQPDPCFNYGNQAALDLWETTWDQWIGLPSRLSAANEYQPERAQLLQQVKTQGWAQGYRGVRISRKGRRFQFQNAIVWNVLDDQGQYYGQAAMFREWTWLD
- a CDS encoding AEC family transporter, which produces MSPESQRLVELYITLSVCTGLGWLVGPYVGPKLLDRVGQWLFWVGMPLSVLGFVLNVQLTLDVWWAGWVALLAFWGAWGLGELWLRWRGAHWSLPQRGSFLLTAMAGNTGYVGYPVCLFLVGPSYFGWAVVFDLMNTLAGSYGLGVWLAAKLGGRRAKPWLALVRNPMLWAALLALALYQVSRPAWLNVSLKTIAWSMVVVCLVLMGVRLRQVRHWGKLKSVAASLGIKMLVIPLLVGLLLQGFGVPAPVRLTLVLQAGMPPALATLVLTEAYGLEPSFTVSAIGLGLGLLLVTLPLWLALFGGGIG
- the clpB gene encoding ATP-dependent chaperone ClpB, which translates into the protein MQPTDPNKFTEKAWEAIVKSQDIARRYRQQQLEVEHLMLALLEQNDFAVKMLVQSGCDLVQCTQQLEMFARRQPQVSAANGQLYLGRFLDILLDRAEAQRLTWNDALISVEHLLLGFSEDERLGRRLFQNLGVTTEQLITAIKTIRGHQRVQDATPEAHYQALERYGRDLTEQARAGKLDPVIGRDEEIRRVIQVLSRRTKNNPVLIGEPGVGKTAIAEGLAQRIVNGDVPESLKNRRLISLDVGSLVAGARYRGDFEKRLQAVLREVTEAAGQVILFIDELHTVVGAGATTQGAMDAGNLLKPMLARGELRCIGATTLDEYRKHIEKDAALERRFQPIRVEEPSQDDTVAILRGLKERYEVHHGVKIADAALVAAVRLSVRYIPDRFLPDKAIDLIDEAAAKLKMEITSKPEELEVIERRLMQLEMERLSLVNDRDAASQERLKKIEREIATLSAQQQSLNQQWQSEKQLLEAIKALKQEEEQIRVQIEQAERNYDLNRAAQLKYGRLEALHQELEAKEAALAEIQSHNATLLREQVTEADVAEIVAKWTGIPVRRLLESERQKLLHLEEYLHQRVIGQEQAVKAVAAAIRRTRAGLKSPRRPIGSFLFLGPTGVGKTELARTLAEALFDSEQALVRLDMSEYMEKHSISRLLGAPPGYVGYEEGGQLSTAIRRRPYAVVLLDEIEKAHPDIFNVLLQILDDGRVTDSQGRVVDFRNTIIVMTSNLGSELILEGTETPAFLEPKIRQLLAAHFRPEFLNRIDEIIIFHCLNRDQLRAIVQLQIQQLQQLLSEQQVTLDVTPVAVDYLVEAGYDPAYGARPLRRAIQRELENPLADFLLAQAAGGPMKVKVDVRDGRLVLTRRMGTPNDPIAHR